The following are from one region of the Vitis riparia cultivar Riparia Gloire de Montpellier isolate 1030 chromosome 9, EGFV_Vit.rip_1.0, whole genome shotgun sequence genome:
- the LOC117922098 gene encoding LOW QUALITY PROTEIN: disease resistance protein SUMM2-like (The sequence of the model RefSeq protein was modified relative to this genomic sequence to represent the inferred CDS: inserted 1 base in 1 codon; substituted 1 base at 1 genomic stop codon) yields the protein MGNICSISLPADRIVSSFWDGTTEHANYLRKLPENLVELGTACERLRELRNDVKRMVDIAEREQMQPLDQVQGXLSRVETLETQVTQLIGDGTEEVEKKCLGGCCPRRCRTRYKLGKRVARKLKEVDILMSQRPSDVVAERLPSPRLSERPSQATVGMNSRIGKVWSSLHQEQVGIIGLYGLGGVGKTTLLTQINNAFTKRTHDFDFVIWATVSKNVNLENIQDDIWKKIGFCDDKWKNKSRDEKATSIWRVLSEKRFVLLLDDLWERLDLSDVGVPFQNKKNKIVFTTRSEEVCAQMEADKKIKVECLTWTESWELFRMKLGEDTLDFHPEIPELAQAVAQECCGLPLVLTTMGRAMACKKTPEEWKYAIKVLRSSASKFPXMGDKVFPLLKYSYDCLPTEVSRSCFLYCSLFPEDYQIPKLALIKRWFCEGLLDEFDDKKGAENQGYNIIGTLIHACLLEEGYFDYTVKLHDVIRDMALWIACETGKEQDKFLVKAGSTLTEAPEVAEWMGPKRISLMDNQIEELTGSPKCPNLSTLFLADNSLKMISDTFFQFMPSLRVLDLSNNSITELPRGISNLVSLQYLNLSETNIKELPIELKNLENEMLGVGGHASTFFNSRAVNIKSFNVASY from the exons ATGGGCAACATTTGCTCCATTTCACTCCCCGCTGACCGCATTGTCTCTAGCTTCTGGGATGGCACTACTGAGCATGCAAATTACCTGCGCAAACTCCCTGAAAATCTGGTAGAATTGGGAACCGCTTGTGAAAGATTGAGGGAGTTAAGGAACGATGTGAAGAGGATGGTGGATATTGCTGAAAGGGAACAAATGCAGCCGCTGGACCAAGTACAAGGGTGACTTTCAAGGGTTGAAACTCTGGAAACTCAAGTCACTCAACTGATTGGAGATGGCACCGAGGAGGTTGAGAAGAAATGTCTGGGTGGTTGCTGTCCTAGGCGTTGCAGGACCAGATACAAGTTGGGGAAGAGAGTAGCTAGAAAGTTGAAAGAAGTTGACATTCTAATGAGCCAAAGACCTTCGGATGTGGTGGCTGAGAGGTTACCTTCACCTCGCCTAAGTGAAAGGCCTAGTCAAGCAACTGTCGGCATGAATTCCAGAATTGGTAAGGTTTGGAGTAGCCTTCATCAAGAACAAGTGGGAATTATCGGCCTATATGGATTAGGAGGAGTTGGGAAAACCACCCTTTTAACCCAAATCAATAATGCTTTTACTAAAAGAAcccatgattttgattttgtgatCTGGGCTACAGTTTCCAAAAATGTAAACCTTGAAAACATTCAGGACGACATCTGGAAGAAGATAGGGTTTTGTGATGataaatggaaaaacaaaagtCGAGATGAGAAAGCTACGAGCATATGGAGAGTCCTGAGCGAAAAGAGGTTTGTGCTGTTGCTAGATGATTTATGGGAGCGGTTGGATTTATCAGACGTCGGGGTCCCattccaaaataagaaaaataagatagtATTCACCACTCGATCAGAAGAGGTGTGCGCTCAAATGGAAGCTGATAAGAAGATCAAAGTGGAATGCCTAACATGGACAGAATCCTGGGAATTGTTTCGAATGAAGCTTGGAGAAGACACTCTCGATTTCCATCCTGAGATACCAGAGCTCGCTCAAGCCGTCGCACAAGAGTGTTGCGGTTTGCCACTTGTGCTAACTACCATGGGCAGGGCCATGGCTTGTAAGAAGACACCGGAGGAATGGAAGTATGCAATAAAAGTGTTACGAAGCTCTGCCTCAAAATTTC GTATGGGGGACAAAGTGTTTCCTCTTTTAAAATACAGTTATGATTGCTTACCCACCGAAGTTTCCAGATCTTGCTTCTTGTATTGTTCTCTATTTCCAGAAGATTATCAGATACCAAAATTAGCTTTGATAAAGCGTTGGTTTTGTGAAGGCCTTTTAGACGAATTTGATGACAAGAAGGGAGCAGAAAACCAGGGTTACAACATTATTGGCACTCTGATTCATGCATGTCTATTAGAAGAAGGTTATTTTGATTATACAGTAAAACTGCATGATGTAATCCGTGATATGGCATTGTGGATAGCTTGTGAAACTGGGAAGGAGCAGGACAAGTTCTTGGTGAAGGCCGGCAGTACGTTAACTGAAGCTCCTGAAGTTGCTGAATGGATGGGGCCAAAAAGGATTTCACTGATGGATAACCAAATTGAGGAACTAACAGGGTCTCCTAAGTGCCCCAATCTCTCAACTTTGTTTCTTGCGGATAATAGTTTGAAGATGATCTCTGATACTTTCTTCCAGTTTATGCCAAGTCTAAGAGTTTTAGACTTGTCAAATAATAGCATAACTGAATTACCCAGGGGAATCTCTAATTTGGTTTCATTACAGTATCTCAACCTATCAGAAACTAACATAAAAGAGTTGCCAATTGAGTTGAAGAACCTGGAAAATGAAATGCTTGGCGTTGGTGGACATGCCTCAACTTTCTTCAATTCCAGAGCAGTTAATATCAAGTCTTTCAATGTTGCAAGCTATTAA
- the LOC117922101 gene encoding disease resistance protein UNI-like, with protein sequence MFNSGISERTVLKDGILSDDNEALVQELESLKYLHDLGVSVTSAPAFKRLLSSDNLRSCISRLCLKNFNGSSSLNLTSLSNVKRLRTLCISNCGSLEDLEIDWAWEGKETTESNYLNSKVSSHNSFHSLSQLSVVRCSRLKDLTWLVFATNLKVLTIIDCDQMQEVIGTGKCGESAENGENLSPSVKLQVLSLVDLPQLKSIFWKALPFIYLNTVYVDSCPLLKKLPLNANSAKGDQIVISGQTEWWNEVEWEDEATHNAFLPCFVPIEE encoded by the coding sequence ATGTTCAACTCTGGAATTTCTGAAAGAACAGTACTCAAAGATGGTATTTTGTCTGATGATAATGAAGCCTTGGTTCAGGAATTGGAGTCCTTAAAGTACTTGCATGATTTAGGAGTCAGTGTAACAAGTGCCCCTGCTTTCAAAAGGCTTCTAAGCTCTGACAACCTAAGAAGCTGCATTTCCCGTCTATGCCTCAAGAATTTCAATGGTTCAAGCTCTCTCAATTTAACATCTCTCAGCAATGTAAAGCGTCTCCGTACCCTCTGTATCTCAAACTGTGGCTCGTTGGAAGATTTGGAGATTGATTGGGCTTGGGAAGGAAAGGAAACAACAGAATCTAATTACCTTAACTCAAAGGTCAGTTCCCACAACAGTTTCCACAGCCTTTCGCAGCTAAGTGTCGTAAGGTGTTCGAGGTTGAAGGATCTAACGTGGCTTGTTTTTGCTACTAACCTTAAAGTGCTTACAATAATTGATTGTGATCAAATGCAAGAAGTAATAGGTACCGGTAAATGTGGTGAATCTGCAGAGAATGGAGAAAACCTGAGTCCATCTGTCAAACTCCAAGTACTTAGCTTAGTTGATCTACCACAATTGAAGAGCATATTTTGGAAAGCCCTGCCATTTATCTACTTAAATACAGTCTATGTAGATAGTTGTCCACTTCTAAAGAAGCTGCCACTCAACGCCAACAGTGCCAAGGGAGATCAAATTGTCATTTCCGGACAAACCGAGTGGTGGAATGAAGTAGAGTGGGAGGATGAGGCAACTCACAACGC